A single Desulfovulcanus ferrireducens DNA region contains:
- a CDS encoding DUF2065 domain-containing protein, whose amino-acid sequence MKFDFSLFLSALGLAFVIEGLPYFLWAEKMPQILSLLSQKPPSALRRMGFTAIILGLVIVFVGRRF is encoded by the coding sequence ATGAAGTTTGATTTTTCCCTCTTTCTCTCAGCCTTGGGACTAGCTTTTGTCATAGAAGGGCTACCCTATTTTCTATGGGCGGAAAAAATGCCTCAAATTTTAAGCCTCTTGTCGCAAAAGCCGCCTTCCGCTCTCCGCCGAATGGGTTTTACTGCCATTATTCTCGGCCTGGTTATCGTTTTTGTGGGCCGGAGATTTTGA